Part of the Sulfuriflexus mobilis genome is shown below.
ATTAGAAACTATGGGTTATCAATAAAATATCGATTGGAACTACTTATAGACTTACGACTATGATTTACACATCTTTCATAAGTAAGCACTGAATCAACAAACAGCCAACTAAACAGGAGTTGAATATGTCATCAAAAGCCTATGAAGCGGGAGTAAAAGAATACCGCGAAAAATACTGGACGCCGGATTATGTTCCACTCGATACAGATCTTTTGGCTTGTTTCAAGGTCACAGGGCAGCCGGGTGTGCCAAATGAAGAAGTTGCCGCCGCGGTAGCCGCAGAAAGTTCGACCGGCACATGGAGTACGGTATGGTCAGAACTATTAACTGATCTGGAATTTTACAAAGGTCGCGCTTATCGCATTGAAGATGTGCCGGGAGACTCAGAGTCTTTCTACGCATTTGTTGCCTACCCACTTGATTTGTTTGAAGAAGGTTCAATCGTGAATGTATTGACTTCTTTGGTTGGCAACGTCTTTGGATTTAAAGCACTTAAACATCTGCGTCTTGAAGATATTCGCTTTCCAATTGCCTATATAAAAACTTGCGGTGGCCCGCCAGCAGGTATTCAGGTCGAACGTGATCGCTTGAACAAATACGGTCGCCCAATGTTGGGTGCGACAATCAAGCCTAAATTAGGTCTGTCAGCTAAAAACTACGGTCGTGCAGTATATGAATGTTTGCGCGGCGGTCTTGACCTGACTAAAGATGATGAAAATGTTAACTCTCAGCCATTCATGCGCTGGCGTGACCGTTTCGAGTTCGTTGCAGAAGCGATTGATAAAGCCCAACGCGAAACAGGTGAGCGTAAAGGTCACTACCTTAATGTTACTGCAGCAACGCCGGAAGATATGTATGAACGCGCTGAATTCGCCAAAGAAGTTGGTTGCCCAATCATCATGCATGACTTCTTGACGGGTGGTTTCACTGCTAACACAGGTCTGGCTAACTGGTGTCGTAAAAACGGCATGCTATTACACATTCACCGTGCGATGCATGCAGTAATCGATCGTCATCCTAAGCACGGTATTCACTTCCGCGTATTAGCTAAGTGTTTACGTCTGTCAGGTGGTGATCACCTGCACACAGGTACTGTTGTTGGTAAGTTAGAAGGTGATCGAAACTCTACATTAGGTTTCGTTGATCAATTACGTGAGTCATTTGTTCCTGAAGATCGTTCACGTGGTGTTTTCTTCGACCAGGACTGGGGCTCATTGCCAGGTGTATTCGCAGTTGCTTCTGGTGGTATCCATGTATGGCATATGCCTGCTTTGGTAACTATCTTCGGAGATGATTCTGTGCTGCAGTTTGGTGGTGGTACACAGGGACATCCATGGGGTAACGCAGCAGGTGCTGCAGCAAACCGTGTTGCACTTGAAGCATGTGTTAAAGCCCGTAATGAAGGGAGAAATCTTGAAGCAGAGTCTAAAGACATTATGACTAATGCAGCTCGTACCAGTCCTGAACTTGCAATGGCGATGGAAACCTGGAAAGAGATCAAGTTTGAGTTTGAAACAGTGGATAAATTGGACGTAGGTTAATAGCACTACGTGATTCACTACACCACTAGTTAACGAGATTTAAGATTACGAGGAACTATAACCATGGCAATAAATTACAACGAAGCTGATTATCAAACCACACCAACGCTGGAAACTTTTGGTTTCCTACCTAAGTTGACACCGGAAGAAATTCAGATGCAGGTAGCATACATCATAGCTAATGGCTGGACGCCCGCAATTGAGCATGAGCATCCAAGTCAGGCATCCGATCATTACTGGACGATGTGGAAACTTCCTTTATTTGGTGAAACCGATATTGGTCGTGTATTGGATGAACTGGACACTTGTGGCCGTACTTATCCTGATCACCATATCCGTTTAATCGGTTATGACAGTTACACCCAGAGTCAGGGTAGTGCCTTTGTTGTGCGTGAAGGCCGCGCATAACA
Proteins encoded:
- a CDS encoding form I ribulose bisphosphate carboxylase large subunit, which gives rise to MSSKAYEAGVKEYREKYWTPDYVPLDTDLLACFKVTGQPGVPNEEVAAAVAAESSTGTWSTVWSELLTDLEFYKGRAYRIEDVPGDSESFYAFVAYPLDLFEEGSIVNVLTSLVGNVFGFKALKHLRLEDIRFPIAYIKTCGGPPAGIQVERDRLNKYGRPMLGATIKPKLGLSAKNYGRAVYECLRGGLDLTKDDENVNSQPFMRWRDRFEFVAEAIDKAQRETGERKGHYLNVTAATPEDMYERAEFAKEVGCPIIMHDFLTGGFTANTGLANWCRKNGMLLHIHRAMHAVIDRHPKHGIHFRVLAKCLRLSGGDHLHTGTVVGKLEGDRNSTLGFVDQLRESFVPEDRSRGVFFDQDWGSLPGVFAVASGGIHVWHMPALVTIFGDDSVLQFGGGTQGHPWGNAAGAAANRVALEACVKARNEGRNLEAESKDIMTNAARTSPELAMAMETWKEIKFEFETVDKLDVG
- a CDS encoding ribulose bisphosphate carboxylase small subunit — protein: MAINYNEADYQTTPTLETFGFLPKLTPEEIQMQVAYIIANGWTPAIEHEHPSQASDHYWTMWKLPLFGETDIGRVLDELDTCGRTYPDHHIRLIGYDSYTQSQGSAFVVREGRA